One Leptospira semungkisensis DNA segment encodes these proteins:
- a CDS encoding DUF4468 domain-containing protein, with protein MGKNIILLSFLAFISCVSLSPKKEREVSFISETKIKKDEAYDRALIWFAKNLNNSNWAVQIKDKPNGRIVSNVKYQCNKMDSFGSIVGDVDYISFSLDVTTKDNKIRVIFEDVVYLIANRHGVESVEGPSDRDELKYIEQNCLNYIRRDLMNAVNGVSYNTRSDNF; from the coding sequence ATGGGAAAAAATATTATACTACTTTCTTTTTTGGCTTTCATATCTTGCGTGTCTTTGTCGCCGAAGAAAGAAAGAGAAGTTTCTTTTATTTCAGAAACTAAAATCAAGAAAGATGAAGCTTACGACAGGGCATTAATTTGGTTTGCAAAAAACTTGAATAACTCTAATTGGGCAGTTCAAATTAAAGATAAACCGAATGGAAGGATAGTTTCCAATGTGAAATATCAATGCAATAAAATGGATTCGTTTGGTAGTATTGTAGGAGACGTTGATTATATTTCGTTTTCATTAGATGTAACTACAAAAGATAACAAAATAAGAGTAATCTTCGAGGATGTAGTTTACTTAATTGCGAATAGGCATGGTGTTGAAAGTGTAGAAGGACCGTCAGACAGAGATGAATTAAAATATATCGAGCAAAACTGTTTAAATTATATTCGTAGGGACTTAATGAATGCAGTAAATGGTGTCTCTTATAATACGAGGTCTGATAACTTCTAA
- a CDS encoding helix-turn-helix domain-containing protein — translation MDFEEFLIKVGKNIQKVRKDKGLTQENMDEGDYAVPVRTLQDIEAGRANFTANSIFKLSKRLKVKPRDLLDI, via the coding sequence GTGGATTTCGAAGAATTTTTAATAAAAGTCGGAAAGAATATTCAAAAAGTTCGGAAGGATAAGGGACTTACTCAGGAAAATATGGATGAAGGCGATTACGCCGTTCCTGTAAGAACTTTACAAGATATTGAAGCGGGTAGGGCTAATTTCACTGCCAACTCAATTTTCAAGCTTTCGAAACGATTAAAAGTTAAACCAAGAGATTTACTGGATATCTGA
- a CDS encoding YiiX family permuted papain-like enzyme gives MNKTLFLVIILSTSFWNLNAEQIKSSDLMEGDIIFHESSSEQAKAIKAATKSRYTHVGIIFKYGNDYKVLEAVEPVRITPLSSFIKRGQKNHYVIKRLKDREKVLTNSKIQEMKQYGDSLLGRHYDIYFGWQDDRIYCTELIWKLYDKFTGKKLGDLKTLKDFDLSSSKVQYLMKKRYGNNIPYSEPVISPVDMFNSTELITVINYN, from the coding sequence ATGAATAAGACGCTTTTCCTAGTAATAATTCTTTCTACGTCTTTCTGGAATTTGAATGCTGAACAGATTAAATCTTCTGATTTGATGGAAGGGGATATTATATTTCACGAATCAAGCTCTGAACAAGCTAAAGCAATTAAAGCGGCGACTAAATCACGATACACACATGTGGGAATTATTTTTAAATACGGTAATGATTATAAGGTTCTTGAAGCAGTTGAACCTGTAAGAATTACTCCTTTGTCTTCTTTTATTAAAAGAGGTCAGAAAAACCATTATGTTATCAAGCGCCTTAAAGATCGCGAAAAAGTATTAACTAATAGTAAAATTCAAGAAATGAAACAATATGGAGATTCTCTGTTAGGCCGGCATTATGATATTTATTTTGGCTGGCAAGATGATCGTATTTATTGTACTGAATTAATCTGGAAATTATATGATAAATTTACAGGCAAGAAATTAGGTGATTTAAAGACTTTAAAAGATTTTGATCTATCATCATCAAAAGTACAGTATTTAATGAAAAAGCGATATGGAAATAATATTCCTTACTCTGAGCCAGTAATTTCTCCTGTTGATATGTTTAACTCGACAGAATTGATTACTGTAATCAATTATAATTAG
- a CDS encoding helix-turn-helix transcriptional regulator has product MSEKSKNKSQGVVRKWPKSEIIRRISDEEKKAFYHQLKVARIEANLTQTQVGKMIKRSRSQVSKIESGKCRLYMDEFLKFMEISFLLLLCIYY; this is encoded by the coding sequence ATGTCGGAAAAATCTAAAAACAAGTCTCAAGGTGTTGTCCGAAAATGGCCTAAATCGGAGATAATAAGGAGAATTTCCGATGAAGAGAAGAAAGCTTTTTATCATCAGCTAAAAGTGGCCAGAATAGAAGCAAATCTTACTCAGACGCAAGTAGGTAAAATGATTAAAAGGAGCAGAAGTCAAGTTTCAAAGATAGAATCTGGTAAATGCAGGTTGTACATGGATGAATTTTTAAAGTTCATGGAGATCTCCTTTCTTCTTTTACTCTGTATTTACTACTAA